In one Solanum dulcamara chromosome 1, daSolDulc1.2, whole genome shotgun sequence genomic region, the following are encoded:
- the LOC129870909 gene encoding phosphoinositide phosphatase SAC2-like isoform X1, whose amino-acid sequence MEIDSKYRRVINLQPKGSGFYLQKFRLYETCSNFYMIGYDKTKTFWKVLKIDRLESSELIIHEDPTIYSGSECLDLRKRIHEGNKSTGGLKFVSRCYGIIGFIKFLGPYYLLVITERRKIGKICGHAVYAITKTEMFPVPNSTVLSNMAYSKDENRYKKLLSKMDLTKDYFFSYSYHIMLSFQKNLSNSQTELAVYETMFVWNEFLTREIHNQLQNTLWTVALVYGFFKQATLTISAQDFILTLIARRSRHYAGTRYLKRGVNEKGHVANDVETEQIVFEDVPEGSPFGVTAVVQNRGSIPLFWSQETSRLNVKPDIILSRKDFKFEATKLHFEDLVQRYGNPIIILNLIKTHEKRPREMILRAEFANAIEFINKDLPEDNRLRFLHWDINKHPRIKATTALIRLGDVAANALELTGFLNCQLIPTSRTEELLKLSPVSCGSRRDHVKKDLYEVDAEIDNECEELRGAYYVKVSSVQKGVLRTNCVDCLDRTNVGQYAYGLVALSHQLHALGFVDVDNINIDSHSSIAQDLMQIYENMGDTLALQYGGSAAHNKIFSEMRGQWKATTRSQEIIRSLQRYYSNAYMDPEKQDAINVFLGHFQPQEGAPSLWELNPDQHYDVRKHGSSVTAERSRSYFKRSLSEGNISCGSSSQGKDTDIDQTEDTYQPLTEHGKGCKGISESSPEISTCDSDIPFTRYNPSISSRQLFHDMQLDQCLGSSSFQFHEGALFDSSNFLDVDWLSSSGNSCEEETYDRSSIIGSPSRGLSSDSVTNELKEETHISAPDSGASLKKEQTTGDIRVDAKESKEIPRQFSEKFVRWVNDGDLLFP is encoded by the exons ATGGAAATAGACAGCAAGTACCGGCGTGTAATCAATTTACAGCCGAAAGGAAGCGGTTTTTATCTGCAGAAGTTTCGTCTCTACGAGACTTGCTCG AACTTCTACATGATTGGATATGACAAGACCAAGACATTTTGGAAAGTATTAAAGATTGACAGATTAGAATCTTCAGAGCTAATCATTCATGAAGATCCTACCATATATTCGGGATCCGAATGCTTAGACCTCCGAAAAAGAATACATGAAGGAAACAAGTCTACTGGAGGGCTTAAATTCGTTTCTCGCTGCTATGGAATTATCG GTTTTATAAAGTTTTTGGGACCTTATTACTTATTGGTTATCACGGAAAGAAGAAAGATCGGAAAGATATGTGGTCATGCTGTTTACGCTATCACTAAGACTGAGATGTTTCCAGTTCCCAATTCTACAGTGCTTTCCAATATGGCTTATTCTAAGGATGAGAACAG ATACAAAAAGCTGCTGAGCAAGATGGATCTCACCAAGGACTACTTTTTCAGCTACTCCTATCATATAATGCTTAGTTTTCAAAAGAATCTGAGCAACTCACAGACAGAACTCGCCGTTTATGAGACAATGTTTGTATGGAATGAATTCTTAACTCGAGAAATTCACAATCAACTCCAAAATACTCTATGGACTGTTGCATTAGTCTATGGGTTCTTTAAACAG GCAACACTTACCATTTCTGCACAAGACTTCATCTTAACCCTAATTGCTAGACGTTCTCGTCATTATGCTGGTACCAG ATATTTAAAAAGAGGAGTAAATGAGAAGGGTCATGTAGCAAATGATGTTGAGACAGAACAAATTGTCTTTGAAGATGTACCTGAAGGGTCCCCTTTTGGAGTAACCGCTGTTGTACAGAACCGTGGTTCAATACCTCTTTTTTGGTCTCAAGAAACTTCACGCTTGAATGTGAAACCTGACATCATAT TGTCTAGGAAGGACTTTAAGTTTGAAGCCACCAAACTTCACTTTGAAGATCTTGTTCAAAGATATGGAAATCCAATTATTATATTAAACTTGATTAAG ACTCATGAGAAGAGACCCAGAGAAATGATTCTTCGTGCAGAATTCGCTAATGCTATTGAGTTCATAAATAAAGATCTTCCTGAGGACAACCGCTTGAGATTTCTTCACTGGGATATAAACAAACACCCGAGAAT CAAAGCTACAACGGCCTTGATACGTCTAGGTGATGTGGCTGCTAATGCTTTGGAGTTAACTGGCTTTTTAAACTGTCAGCTTATCCCTACTTCAAGAACTGAGGAGTTGCTAAAATTGTCACCCGTCAG TTGTGGCAGTAGAAGAGATCATGTTAAAAAGGACCTTTATGAAGTGGATGCTGAAATAGATAATGAGTGTGAAGAACTGCGTGGAGCTTACTATGTCAAAGTTTCATCGGTCCAAAAGGGAGTCTTAAGAACGAATTGTGTAGACTGTTTGGATCGCACAAATGTTGGCCAGTATGCGTATGGGCTGGTTGCTCTGTCCCATCAGCTGCATGCCTTAGGCTTTGTAGATGTGGACAACATCAACATTGATTCACATTCTTCTATAGCACAAGACTTAATGCAGATCTATGAAAACATGGGAGACACTCTTGCACTACAATATGGTGGCTCTGCTGCACATAATAAG ATATTTTCAGAAATGCGAGGCCAATGGAAAGCAACAACAAGGTCTCAAGAGATCATTCGATCGCTTCAACGCTACTACAGTAATGCGTACATGGACCCTGAGAAACAAGATGCCATTAATGT GTTCTTGGGCCATTTCCAGCCACAAGAAGGTGCGCCGTCTCTGTGGGAATTGAATCCAGACCAGCACTATGATGTTAGGAAGCATGGATCAAGTGTAACTGCAGAAAGATCTAG GTCATATTTTAAAAGGTCGCTATCAGAAGGAAACATAAGTTGCGGAAGCAGTTCTCAAGGTAAAGACACTGACATAGATCAGACTGAAGACACTTACCAGCCTTTGACTGAACATGGCAAAGGTTGTAAGGGTATTTCGGAGTCTTCACCAGAAATCTCTACCTGTGACAGTGATATTCCGTTTACCAG GTACAACCCCTCAATATCAAGCAGACAGCTTTTCCATGATATGCAGTTAGATCAGTGTCTCGGAAGTAGTAGCTTTCAATTTCATGAAGGTGCTTTGTTCGATTCCTCAAATTTTCTAGATGTTGATTGGCTCTCTTCATCGGGAAATTCATGTGAAGAAGAAACATATGACAG ATCTTCAATCATA
- the LOC129870909 gene encoding phosphoinositide phosphatase SAC2-like isoform X4 encodes MEIDSKYRRVINLQPKGSGFYLQKFRLYETCSNFYMIGYDKTKTFWKVLKIDRLESSELIIHEDPTIYSGSECLDLRKRIHEGNKSTGGLKFVSRCYGIIGFIKFLGPYYLLVITERRKIGKICGHAVYAITKTEMFPVPNSTVLSNMAYSKDENRYKKLLSKMDLTKDYFFSYSYHIMLSFQKNLSNSQTELAVYETMFVWNEFLTREIHNQLQNTLWTVALVYGFFKQATLTISAQDFILTLIARRSRHYAGTRYLKRGVNEKGHVANDVETEQIVFEDVPEGSPFGVTAVVQNRGSIPLFWSQETSRLNVKPDIILSRKDFKFEATKLHFEDLVQRYGNPIIILNLIKTHEKRPREMILRAEFANAIEFINKDLPEDNRLRFLHWDINKHPRIKATTALIRLGDVAANALELTGFLNCQLIPTSRTEELLKLSPVRRDHVKKDLYEVDAEIDNECEELRGAYYVKVSSVQKGVLRTNCVDCLDRTNVGQYAYGLVALSHQLHALGFVDVDNINIDSHSSIAQDLMQIYENMGDTLALQYGGSAAHNKIFSEMRGQWKATTRSQEIIRSLQRYYSNAYMDPEKQDAINVFLGHFQPQEGAPSLWELNPDQHYDVRKHGSSVTAERSRSYFKRSLSEGNISCGSSSQGKDTDIDQTEDTYQPLTEHGKGCKGISESSPEISTCDSDIPFTRYNPSISSRQLFHDMQLDQCLGSSSFQFHEGALFDSSNFLDVDWLSSSGNSCEEETYDRSSIIGSPSRGLSSDSVTNELKEETHISAPDSGASLKKEQTTGDIRVDAKESKEIPRQFSEKFVRWVNDGDLLFP; translated from the exons ATGGAAATAGACAGCAAGTACCGGCGTGTAATCAATTTACAGCCGAAAGGAAGCGGTTTTTATCTGCAGAAGTTTCGTCTCTACGAGACTTGCTCG AACTTCTACATGATTGGATATGACAAGACCAAGACATTTTGGAAAGTATTAAAGATTGACAGATTAGAATCTTCAGAGCTAATCATTCATGAAGATCCTACCATATATTCGGGATCCGAATGCTTAGACCTCCGAAAAAGAATACATGAAGGAAACAAGTCTACTGGAGGGCTTAAATTCGTTTCTCGCTGCTATGGAATTATCG GTTTTATAAAGTTTTTGGGACCTTATTACTTATTGGTTATCACGGAAAGAAGAAAGATCGGAAAGATATGTGGTCATGCTGTTTACGCTATCACTAAGACTGAGATGTTTCCAGTTCCCAATTCTACAGTGCTTTCCAATATGGCTTATTCTAAGGATGAGAACAG ATACAAAAAGCTGCTGAGCAAGATGGATCTCACCAAGGACTACTTTTTCAGCTACTCCTATCATATAATGCTTAGTTTTCAAAAGAATCTGAGCAACTCACAGACAGAACTCGCCGTTTATGAGACAATGTTTGTATGGAATGAATTCTTAACTCGAGAAATTCACAATCAACTCCAAAATACTCTATGGACTGTTGCATTAGTCTATGGGTTCTTTAAACAG GCAACACTTACCATTTCTGCACAAGACTTCATCTTAACCCTAATTGCTAGACGTTCTCGTCATTATGCTGGTACCAG ATATTTAAAAAGAGGAGTAAATGAGAAGGGTCATGTAGCAAATGATGTTGAGACAGAACAAATTGTCTTTGAAGATGTACCTGAAGGGTCCCCTTTTGGAGTAACCGCTGTTGTACAGAACCGTGGTTCAATACCTCTTTTTTGGTCTCAAGAAACTTCACGCTTGAATGTGAAACCTGACATCATAT TGTCTAGGAAGGACTTTAAGTTTGAAGCCACCAAACTTCACTTTGAAGATCTTGTTCAAAGATATGGAAATCCAATTATTATATTAAACTTGATTAAG ACTCATGAGAAGAGACCCAGAGAAATGATTCTTCGTGCAGAATTCGCTAATGCTATTGAGTTCATAAATAAAGATCTTCCTGAGGACAACCGCTTGAGATTTCTTCACTGGGATATAAACAAACACCCGAGAAT CAAAGCTACAACGGCCTTGATACGTCTAGGTGATGTGGCTGCTAATGCTTTGGAGTTAACTGGCTTTTTAAACTGTCAGCTTATCCCTACTTCAAGAACTGAGGAGTTGCTAAAATTGTCACCCGTCAG AAGAGATCATGTTAAAAAGGACCTTTATGAAGTGGATGCTGAAATAGATAATGAGTGTGAAGAACTGCGTGGAGCTTACTATGTCAAAGTTTCATCGGTCCAAAAGGGAGTCTTAAGAACGAATTGTGTAGACTGTTTGGATCGCACAAATGTTGGCCAGTATGCGTATGGGCTGGTTGCTCTGTCCCATCAGCTGCATGCCTTAGGCTTTGTAGATGTGGACAACATCAACATTGATTCACATTCTTCTATAGCACAAGACTTAATGCAGATCTATGAAAACATGGGAGACACTCTTGCACTACAATATGGTGGCTCTGCTGCACATAATAAG ATATTTTCAGAAATGCGAGGCCAATGGAAAGCAACAACAAGGTCTCAAGAGATCATTCGATCGCTTCAACGCTACTACAGTAATGCGTACATGGACCCTGAGAAACAAGATGCCATTAATGT GTTCTTGGGCCATTTCCAGCCACAAGAAGGTGCGCCGTCTCTGTGGGAATTGAATCCAGACCAGCACTATGATGTTAGGAAGCATGGATCAAGTGTAACTGCAGAAAGATCTAG GTCATATTTTAAAAGGTCGCTATCAGAAGGAAACATAAGTTGCGGAAGCAGTTCTCAAGGTAAAGACACTGACATAGATCAGACTGAAGACACTTACCAGCCTTTGACTGAACATGGCAAAGGTTGTAAGGGTATTTCGGAGTCTTCACCAGAAATCTCTACCTGTGACAGTGATATTCCGTTTACCAG GTACAACCCCTCAATATCAAGCAGACAGCTTTTCCATGATATGCAGTTAGATCAGTGTCTCGGAAGTAGTAGCTTTCAATTTCATGAAGGTGCTTTGTTCGATTCCTCAAATTTTCTAGATGTTGATTGGCTCTCTTCATCGGGAAATTCATGTGAAGAAGAAACATATGACAG ATCTTCAATCATA
- the LOC129870909 gene encoding phosphoinositide phosphatase SAC2-like isoform X2 — MEIDSKYRRVINLQPKGSGFYLQKFRLYETCSNFYMIGYDKTKTFWKVLKIDRLESSELIIHEDPTIYSGSECLDLRKRIHEGNKSTGGLKFVSRCYGIIGFIKFLGPYYLLVITERRKIGKICGHAVYAITKTEMFPVPNSTVLSNMAYSKDENRYKKLLSKMDLTKDYFFSYSYHIMLSFQKNLSNSQTELAVYETMFVWNEFLTREIHNQLQNTLWTVALVYGFFKQATLTISAQDFILTLIARRSRHYAGTRYLKRGVNEKGHVANDVETEQIVFEDVPEGSPFGVTAVVQNRGSIPLFWSQETSRLNVKPDIILSRKDFKFEATKLHFEDLVQRYGNPIIILNLIKTHEKRPREMILRAEFANAIEFINKDLPEDNRLRFLHWDINKHPRIKATTALIRLGDVAANALELTGFLNCQLIPTSRTEELLKLSPVSRRDHVKKDLYEVDAEIDNECEELRGAYYVKVSSVQKGVLRTNCVDCLDRTNVGQYAYGLVALSHQLHALGFVDVDNINIDSHSSIAQDLMQIYENMGDTLALQYGGSAAHNKIFSEMRGQWKATTRSQEIIRSLQRYYSNAYMDPEKQDAINVFLGHFQPQEGAPSLWELNPDQHYDVRKHGSSVTAERSRSYFKRSLSEGNISCGSSSQGKDTDIDQTEDTYQPLTEHGKGCKGISESSPEISTCDSDIPFTRYNPSISSRQLFHDMQLDQCLGSSSFQFHEGALFDSSNFLDVDWLSSSGNSCEEETYDRSSIIGSPSRGLSSDSVTNELKEETHISAPDSGASLKKEQTTGDIRVDAKESKEIPRQFSEKFVRWVNDGDLLFP, encoded by the exons ATGGAAATAGACAGCAAGTACCGGCGTGTAATCAATTTACAGCCGAAAGGAAGCGGTTTTTATCTGCAGAAGTTTCGTCTCTACGAGACTTGCTCG AACTTCTACATGATTGGATATGACAAGACCAAGACATTTTGGAAAGTATTAAAGATTGACAGATTAGAATCTTCAGAGCTAATCATTCATGAAGATCCTACCATATATTCGGGATCCGAATGCTTAGACCTCCGAAAAAGAATACATGAAGGAAACAAGTCTACTGGAGGGCTTAAATTCGTTTCTCGCTGCTATGGAATTATCG GTTTTATAAAGTTTTTGGGACCTTATTACTTATTGGTTATCACGGAAAGAAGAAAGATCGGAAAGATATGTGGTCATGCTGTTTACGCTATCACTAAGACTGAGATGTTTCCAGTTCCCAATTCTACAGTGCTTTCCAATATGGCTTATTCTAAGGATGAGAACAG ATACAAAAAGCTGCTGAGCAAGATGGATCTCACCAAGGACTACTTTTTCAGCTACTCCTATCATATAATGCTTAGTTTTCAAAAGAATCTGAGCAACTCACAGACAGAACTCGCCGTTTATGAGACAATGTTTGTATGGAATGAATTCTTAACTCGAGAAATTCACAATCAACTCCAAAATACTCTATGGACTGTTGCATTAGTCTATGGGTTCTTTAAACAG GCAACACTTACCATTTCTGCACAAGACTTCATCTTAACCCTAATTGCTAGACGTTCTCGTCATTATGCTGGTACCAG ATATTTAAAAAGAGGAGTAAATGAGAAGGGTCATGTAGCAAATGATGTTGAGACAGAACAAATTGTCTTTGAAGATGTACCTGAAGGGTCCCCTTTTGGAGTAACCGCTGTTGTACAGAACCGTGGTTCAATACCTCTTTTTTGGTCTCAAGAAACTTCACGCTTGAATGTGAAACCTGACATCATAT TGTCTAGGAAGGACTTTAAGTTTGAAGCCACCAAACTTCACTTTGAAGATCTTGTTCAAAGATATGGAAATCCAATTATTATATTAAACTTGATTAAG ACTCATGAGAAGAGACCCAGAGAAATGATTCTTCGTGCAGAATTCGCTAATGCTATTGAGTTCATAAATAAAGATCTTCCTGAGGACAACCGCTTGAGATTTCTTCACTGGGATATAAACAAACACCCGAGAAT CAAAGCTACAACGGCCTTGATACGTCTAGGTGATGTGGCTGCTAATGCTTTGGAGTTAACTGGCTTTTTAAACTGTCAGCTTATCCCTACTTCAAGAACTGAGGAGTTGCTAAAATTGTCACCCGTCAG TAGAAGAGATCATGTTAAAAAGGACCTTTATGAAGTGGATGCTGAAATAGATAATGAGTGTGAAGAACTGCGTGGAGCTTACTATGTCAAAGTTTCATCGGTCCAAAAGGGAGTCTTAAGAACGAATTGTGTAGACTGTTTGGATCGCACAAATGTTGGCCAGTATGCGTATGGGCTGGTTGCTCTGTCCCATCAGCTGCATGCCTTAGGCTTTGTAGATGTGGACAACATCAACATTGATTCACATTCTTCTATAGCACAAGACTTAATGCAGATCTATGAAAACATGGGAGACACTCTTGCACTACAATATGGTGGCTCTGCTGCACATAATAAG ATATTTTCAGAAATGCGAGGCCAATGGAAAGCAACAACAAGGTCTCAAGAGATCATTCGATCGCTTCAACGCTACTACAGTAATGCGTACATGGACCCTGAGAAACAAGATGCCATTAATGT GTTCTTGGGCCATTTCCAGCCACAAGAAGGTGCGCCGTCTCTGTGGGAATTGAATCCAGACCAGCACTATGATGTTAGGAAGCATGGATCAAGTGTAACTGCAGAAAGATCTAG GTCATATTTTAAAAGGTCGCTATCAGAAGGAAACATAAGTTGCGGAAGCAGTTCTCAAGGTAAAGACACTGACATAGATCAGACTGAAGACACTTACCAGCCTTTGACTGAACATGGCAAAGGTTGTAAGGGTATTTCGGAGTCTTCACCAGAAATCTCTACCTGTGACAGTGATATTCCGTTTACCAG GTACAACCCCTCAATATCAAGCAGACAGCTTTTCCATGATATGCAGTTAGATCAGTGTCTCGGAAGTAGTAGCTTTCAATTTCATGAAGGTGCTTTGTTCGATTCCTCAAATTTTCTAGATGTTGATTGGCTCTCTTCATCGGGAAATTCATGTGAAGAAGAAACATATGACAG ATCTTCAATCATA
- the LOC129870909 gene encoding phosphoinositide phosphatase SAC2-like isoform X5 — protein sequence MEIDSKYRRVINLQPKGSGFYLQKFRLYETCSNFYMIGYDKTKTFWKVLKIDRLESSELIIHEDPTIYSGSECLDLRKRIHEGNKSTGGLKFVSRCYGIIGFIKFLGPYYLLVITERRKIGKICGHAVYAITKTEMFPVPNSTVLSNMAYSKDENRYKKLLSKMDLTKDYFFSYSYHIMLSFQKNLSNSQTELAVYETMFVWNEFLTREIHNQLQNTLWTVALVYGFFKQATLTISAQDFILTLIARRSRHYAGTRYLKRGVNEKGHVANDVETEQIVFEDVPEGSPFGVTAVVQNRGSIPLFWSQETSRLNVKPDIILSRKDFKFEATKLHFEDLVQRYGNPIIILNLIKTHEKRPREMILRAEFANAIEFINKDLPEDNRLRFLHWDINKHPRIKATTALIRLGDVAANALELTGFLNCQLIPTSRTEELLKLSPVSCGSRRDHVKKDLYEVDAEIDNECEELRGAYYVKVSSVQKGVLRTNCVDCLDRTNVGQYAYGLVALSHQLHALGFVDVDNINIDSHSSIAQDLMQIYENMGDTLALQYGGSAAHNKIFSEMRGQWKATTRSQEIIRSLQRYYSNAYMDPEKQDAINVFLGHFQPQEGAPSLWELNPDQHYDVRKHGSSVTAERSRYNPSISSRQLFHDMQLDQCLGSSSFQFHEGALFDSSNFLDVDWLSSSGNSCEEETYDRSSIIGSPSRGLSSDSVTNELKEETHISAPDSGASLKKEQTTGDIRVDAKESKEIPRQFSEKFVRWVNDGDLLFP from the exons ATGGAAATAGACAGCAAGTACCGGCGTGTAATCAATTTACAGCCGAAAGGAAGCGGTTTTTATCTGCAGAAGTTTCGTCTCTACGAGACTTGCTCG AACTTCTACATGATTGGATATGACAAGACCAAGACATTTTGGAAAGTATTAAAGATTGACAGATTAGAATCTTCAGAGCTAATCATTCATGAAGATCCTACCATATATTCGGGATCCGAATGCTTAGACCTCCGAAAAAGAATACATGAAGGAAACAAGTCTACTGGAGGGCTTAAATTCGTTTCTCGCTGCTATGGAATTATCG GTTTTATAAAGTTTTTGGGACCTTATTACTTATTGGTTATCACGGAAAGAAGAAAGATCGGAAAGATATGTGGTCATGCTGTTTACGCTATCACTAAGACTGAGATGTTTCCAGTTCCCAATTCTACAGTGCTTTCCAATATGGCTTATTCTAAGGATGAGAACAG ATACAAAAAGCTGCTGAGCAAGATGGATCTCACCAAGGACTACTTTTTCAGCTACTCCTATCATATAATGCTTAGTTTTCAAAAGAATCTGAGCAACTCACAGACAGAACTCGCCGTTTATGAGACAATGTTTGTATGGAATGAATTCTTAACTCGAGAAATTCACAATCAACTCCAAAATACTCTATGGACTGTTGCATTAGTCTATGGGTTCTTTAAACAG GCAACACTTACCATTTCTGCACAAGACTTCATCTTAACCCTAATTGCTAGACGTTCTCGTCATTATGCTGGTACCAG ATATTTAAAAAGAGGAGTAAATGAGAAGGGTCATGTAGCAAATGATGTTGAGACAGAACAAATTGTCTTTGAAGATGTACCTGAAGGGTCCCCTTTTGGAGTAACCGCTGTTGTACAGAACCGTGGTTCAATACCTCTTTTTTGGTCTCAAGAAACTTCACGCTTGAATGTGAAACCTGACATCATAT TGTCTAGGAAGGACTTTAAGTTTGAAGCCACCAAACTTCACTTTGAAGATCTTGTTCAAAGATATGGAAATCCAATTATTATATTAAACTTGATTAAG ACTCATGAGAAGAGACCCAGAGAAATGATTCTTCGTGCAGAATTCGCTAATGCTATTGAGTTCATAAATAAAGATCTTCCTGAGGACAACCGCTTGAGATTTCTTCACTGGGATATAAACAAACACCCGAGAAT CAAAGCTACAACGGCCTTGATACGTCTAGGTGATGTGGCTGCTAATGCTTTGGAGTTAACTGGCTTTTTAAACTGTCAGCTTATCCCTACTTCAAGAACTGAGGAGTTGCTAAAATTGTCACCCGTCAG TTGTGGCAGTAGAAGAGATCATGTTAAAAAGGACCTTTATGAAGTGGATGCTGAAATAGATAATGAGTGTGAAGAACTGCGTGGAGCTTACTATGTCAAAGTTTCATCGGTCCAAAAGGGAGTCTTAAGAACGAATTGTGTAGACTGTTTGGATCGCACAAATGTTGGCCAGTATGCGTATGGGCTGGTTGCTCTGTCCCATCAGCTGCATGCCTTAGGCTTTGTAGATGTGGACAACATCAACATTGATTCACATTCTTCTATAGCACAAGACTTAATGCAGATCTATGAAAACATGGGAGACACTCTTGCACTACAATATGGTGGCTCTGCTGCACATAATAAG ATATTTTCAGAAATGCGAGGCCAATGGAAAGCAACAACAAGGTCTCAAGAGATCATTCGATCGCTTCAACGCTACTACAGTAATGCGTACATGGACCCTGAGAAACAAGATGCCATTAATGT GTTCTTGGGCCATTTCCAGCCACAAGAAGGTGCGCCGTCTCTGTGGGAATTGAATCCAGACCAGCACTATGATGTTAGGAAGCATGGATCAAGTGTAACTGCAGAAAGATCTAG GTACAACCCCTCAATATCAAGCAGACAGCTTTTCCATGATATGCAGTTAGATCAGTGTCTCGGAAGTAGTAGCTTTCAATTTCATGAAGGTGCTTTGTTCGATTCCTCAAATTTTCTAGATGTTGATTGGCTCTCTTCATCGGGAAATTCATGTGAAGAAGAAACATATGACAG ATCTTCAATCATA